In one Achromobacter spanius genomic region, the following are encoded:
- a CDS encoding T6SS immunity protein Tli4 family protein, whose protein sequence is MKTRVVAAAIALAALVAGSILLLQHKDTPVTNATTDIRTWAFGRHLIDLPSNWRYSTGSDVTLYYGLDTDFTTVEVRVLGMDVSPERFTSAVNDRSSQIQQVAHDSGGSMLLAQISLNPTQTLLRFFRNPEQKNYHTHELHLLVDDVYVLIKAHSYKNVMAPVEARIQALAKTISKITDPQSAGPGFGLGPIIIREHHDQEIGMLEFYISGSNINLEARITALQPDSSTGLQARAKKQLSGIWHNRLRAGKLTLAAMPAEQFAFGYTDANHHRFLFLAESYRDAPGFTQPSIHISMRGGGALPPTLAEDYQPDLVRWSLPRFVPDKHAIPPWKRPPAPPRVDAALSDREAGKIWDAMLASIRLRYRAVAPKPPSAFDQVVNPEKAAADKKALDDFLSTDENGMPWTPPESGI, encoded by the coding sequence ATGAAAACCCGCGTTGTTGCCGCCGCAATTGCGCTTGCTGCCCTCGTCGCCGGCAGCATCCTGCTCCTACAACACAAGGACACCCCAGTGACCAACGCAACCACAGACATCCGCACCTGGGCATTCGGCCGACACTTGATCGACTTGCCTTCGAACTGGCGGTACAGCACAGGCAGCGACGTCACGTTGTATTACGGATTGGATACCGATTTCACGACCGTCGAAGTCAGAGTGCTAGGTATGGATGTATCCCCTGAGCGCTTTACCAGCGCAGTAAACGACAGATCGTCGCAGATCCAGCAGGTCGCTCATGATTCAGGCGGCTCTATGTTGCTCGCTCAGATCAGCCTAAATCCAACACAAACCCTGCTGCGTTTTTTTCGCAATCCAGAGCAGAAAAACTATCACACCCATGAACTGCATCTTCTTGTCGACGACGTTTACGTCCTGATCAAAGCCCATTCATACAAGAACGTCATGGCGCCCGTCGAAGCCCGCATCCAAGCCTTGGCCAAGACCATCTCTAAGATCACCGACCCGCAGAGTGCCGGACCTGGTTTTGGGCTCGGTCCCATCATCATCCGCGAACATCATGACCAGGAAATCGGCATGCTGGAGTTTTACATATCGGGGTCCAACATTAATTTGGAGGCCCGCATTACCGCCCTGCAGCCAGACTCATCCACGGGCCTTCAAGCACGCGCCAAGAAACAGCTATCCGGCATCTGGCATAACAGGTTGCGCGCGGGAAAGTTAACCCTTGCCGCCATGCCGGCGGAACAGTTTGCCTTCGGGTACACCGACGCCAATCACCACCGGTTCCTTTTCTTGGCGGAAAGCTACCGCGACGCGCCAGGATTCACACAGCCGTCCATTCACATTAGCATGCGTGGTGGTGGCGCGCTCCCTCCCACCTTGGCAGAAGACTACCAACCCGACCTCGTCCGCTGGTCCCTCCCGCGCTTCGTCCCCGACAAGCACGCCATTCCCCCCTGGAAACGCCCGCCCGCGCCACCCCGCGTGGACGCGGCCTTGTCCGATAGGGAGGCCGGCAAGATTTGGGACGCCATGTTGGCGTCAATACGCCTGCGTTACCGAGCCGTCGCGCCCAAACCGCCATCGGCCTTTGATCAGGTCGTCAACCCCGAGAAAGCCGCTGCCGACAAGAAGGCGTTGGACGATTTCCTCAGCACTGATGAAAACGGAATGCCCTGGACGCCGCCGGAATCTGGAATTTGA
- the fliM gene encoding flagellar motor switch protein FliM yields MAYEAFLSQDEVDALLAGVTGESDSKSAAANANDGARAYDLSSPERVVRRRMQTLELINERFARHMRNVLLNFMRRSADITVGSIKIQKYADFERNLPVPSNLNMIQMKPLRGTALFTYDPNLVFLVIDSLFGGDGRYHTRVEGRDFTTTEQRIIRRLLNLTLESYGKSWDPVYPIEFEYVRSEMHTKFASITGNNEVVVVTSFHIEFGATGGDLNICLPYSMIEPVRDLLTRPLQETTMEEVDQRWSQQLSRQVRSADIDVVAEFARIPSSIRELMHLKVGDVLPVDVPQTVIAHVDGVPLMECGYGVFNGQYALRVQNMFTYDTDSNEAPDHD; encoded by the coding sequence ATGGCCTACGAGGCATTTCTTTCGCAGGACGAAGTCGATGCGCTGCTAGCCGGCGTTACCGGCGAGAGCGATAGCAAGTCGGCGGCCGCGAACGCAAACGATGGCGCGCGCGCCTACGACCTGAGCTCGCCCGAGCGCGTCGTGCGCCGTCGCATGCAGACGCTGGAGCTCATCAACGAGCGCTTTGCGCGCCACATGCGCAACGTGCTGTTGAACTTCATGCGCCGCAGCGCCGACATTACCGTCGGCTCGATCAAGATCCAGAAGTACGCGGACTTTGAACGCAACCTGCCCGTGCCCAGCAATCTGAACATGATTCAGATGAAGCCCCTGCGCGGCACGGCGCTGTTCACCTATGACCCGAACCTGGTGTTCCTGGTCATCGACAGCCTGTTCGGCGGCGATGGCCGCTACCACACACGCGTCGAAGGCCGGGACTTCACCACGACCGAACAACGCATCATCCGGCGTCTGCTGAACCTGACGCTGGAAAGCTACGGCAAATCCTGGGACCCCGTCTATCCCATCGAATTCGAGTACGTGCGCTCGGAGATGCACACCAAGTTCGCCAGCATCACCGGCAACAATGAAGTGGTGGTCGTCACCTCGTTCCACATCGAATTCGGCGCGACCGGCGGCGACCTGAACATCTGCCTGCCCTATTCCATGATTGAGCCGGTGCGCGATCTGCTGACGCGGCCGCTGCAAGAAACCACGATGGAAGAGGTTGACCAGCGCTGGTCGCAGCAGTTGTCGCGCCAGGTGCGCAGCGCCGACATCGACGTGGTGGCGGAGTTCGCGCGCATCCCGTCGTCGATCCGCGAACTGATGCATTTGAAGGTGGGCGACGTCCTTCCCGTGGACGTGCCCCAGACCGTCATTGCCCATGTGGATGGCGTGCCGCTGATGGAATGCGGCTACGGCGTTTTCAATGGCCAGTACGCGCTTCGCGTACAGAACATGTTTACCTACGATACCGATTCAAACGAGGCCCCCGACCATGACTGA
- the fliR gene encoding flagellar biosynthetic protein FliR, giving the protein MIAFTLEQLNGWIGQFLWPFVRILALVGTAPLFSESAIPVKVKVGLSFMLAVAVSPALDPMPPVSPGSYAGLWMVMQQVLIGIAMGFTMRIVFAAVQTAGEFVGLQMGLSFASFFDPSAGANTAVLSRLFNMVAMLTFLALDGHLLVLAALVRSFDTLPVATIQLHQNGWGVVVEWGKTVFVSGLLLALPLICALLTINLAMGILNRAAQQLSVFSVGFPVTLIIGVVVLTVVLPHSGPFLEHLFESGLEAMSRVVDALAGR; this is encoded by the coding sequence ATGATCGCCTTCACGCTCGAACAGCTCAACGGCTGGATCGGCCAGTTTCTCTGGCCTTTCGTGCGTATCCTGGCGCTGGTCGGCACGGCACCGCTGTTCTCGGAATCCGCCATTCCCGTGAAGGTCAAGGTGGGCCTGTCGTTCATGCTGGCCGTGGCGGTCAGCCCAGCGCTGGACCCCATGCCGCCCGTTTCCCCCGGCTCGTACGCGGGCCTGTGGATGGTGATGCAGCAGGTGCTGATCGGCATCGCCATGGGCTTCACGATGCGCATCGTATTCGCCGCCGTTCAGACGGCGGGTGAATTCGTCGGCTTGCAGATGGGCCTGTCGTTCGCCTCGTTCTTCGACCCCAGCGCCGGCGCCAACACCGCCGTGCTGTCGCGCTTGTTCAACATGGTGGCAATGCTGACGTTCCTGGCGCTGGACGGCCACCTGCTGGTGCTGGCCGCCCTGGTGCGGTCCTTCGACACCTTGCCCGTAGCCACGATCCAACTGCACCAGAATGGCTGGGGCGTGGTGGTGGAATGGGGCAAGACCGTGTTCGTCTCGGGTCTGCTGCTGGCGCTGCCGCTGATCTGCGCACTGCTGACCATCAACCTGGCCATGGGCATCCTGAACCGCGCCGCGCAACAGTTGTCCGTGTTCTCGGTGGGCTTTCCCGTCACGCTCATCATCGGCGTGGTGGTGCTGACCGTGGTGCTGCCGCACTCAGGGCCATTCCTGGAGCATTTGTTCGAATCCGGCCTGGAGGCAATGAGCCGGGTGGTGGATGCGCTGGCGGGGCGGTAG
- the fliJ gene encoding flagellar export protein FliJ — MPSQLPLDMLINLAKESTDEAARLLGRLSAERTNAERQLGMLSDYRQDYLERLQQAMTTGMSASDCHNYQRFIGTLDDAIGQQQTVLRQADDNLAKGRQYWQQEKRKLSSYDALAQREMRAQAVVESRREQRANDEYSARLVQRQAGMH, encoded by the coding sequence ATGCCTAGCCAATTGCCCTTGGACATGTTGATCAACCTGGCCAAGGAAAGCACGGATGAAGCCGCGCGCCTGCTAGGCCGGCTCAGCGCCGAACGCACCAATGCCGAGCGCCAGCTTGGCATGTTGAGCGATTACCGCCAGGACTACCTGGAACGCCTGCAACAAGCCATGACGACCGGCATGTCTGCCAGCGATTGCCACAACTACCAGCGCTTCATCGGCACCCTGGACGACGCCATCGGCCAGCAGCAGACCGTGCTGCGCCAAGCGGACGACAACCTGGCCAAGGGCCGCCAGTACTGGCAGCAGGAAAAACGCAAGCTCAGCTCCTATGACGCCCTGGCGCAGCGCGAGATGCGCGCGCAGGCCGTCGTGGAATCCCGTCGCGAACAGCGCGCTAACGATGAATATTCCGCCCGCCTGGTCCAGCGCCAGGCCGGGATGCATTAA
- the fliN gene encoding flagellar motor switch protein FliN, which yields MTDKNEPGTGSSPADDWADALAEQSRATPPTQADGLKPQDDWAAAMAEQTASTPPEAAAPAPAAPAPAAPAAPTAPAAQSAAQSVFKPLAGATSGSGNDIDLIMDVPVQLTVELGRTRLTIKNLLQLGQGSVVELDGLAGEPMDIFVNGYLIAQGEVVVVEDKYGIRLTDIITPSERINRLNNRR from the coding sequence ATGACTGACAAGAACGAGCCTGGCACCGGCTCGTCCCCGGCCGACGACTGGGCCGACGCGCTCGCCGAACAATCCCGCGCCACCCCGCCCACCCAAGCCGACGGCCTCAAGCCGCAGGACGACTGGGCGGCCGCGATGGCTGAACAAACCGCCTCCACGCCGCCCGAGGCCGCGGCGCCTGCCCCGGCTGCGCCGGCGCCGGCTGCTCCCGCTGCTCCCACCGCCCCCGCCGCACAATCGGCGGCGCAGTCGGTGTTCAAGCCGCTGGCTGGCGCCACGAGCGGCTCCGGCAACGATATCGACCTGATCATGGACGTGCCCGTCCAGTTGACGGTTGAACTGGGACGCACCCGCCTGACCATCAAGAACCTGCTCCAGCTGGGCCAGGGTTCCGTGGTCGAGCTGGACGGCCTGGCCGGCGAGCCGATGGACATCTTCGTCAACGGCTACCTCATCGCCCAAGGCGAAGTCGTGGTCGTCGAAGACAAGTACGGCATCCGCCTGACCGACATCATCACCCCGTCCGAGCGGATCAACCGCTTGAACAACCGCCGCTAG
- a CDS encoding flagellar hook-length control protein FliK, with protein MTAPLPLPTLAPVAKTSIADALGANKPAPANKKGPSFSDVLAQQRPKPSADSRPANDGAKTPDKMPGKTADAATDTVGKAEDAAVGAINDAVNTATSAEAGALAVAAAQPPAPALPQQTLELAAQAAEQVQLARGTAEAAAAALGSSAAVLTAALNAADVAAPATTRAPVAVTAAQAEVAAAIAARDAQVAQPVLTAAVKPGSAAAPVVAAAPTAQPAVKADAPRATADLPLPRVARETKANPEHTTTTLPARTEEEVVAALTSSTQQFQAPQHGATAQDHLAQAIAAATQRQAAPAVNQAAFAPPAVPLVMQVATPVGGTHWGTELGQQVVMMSTNARQGMQTAELRLDPPDLGPLRVSLNIADGVASASFVSAHASVRQAIETAMPQLQQALAQAGISLGQTSVGEQSAQQEFAQQQGNGGSQRQSGNGSALADASTDNAAPTATVSRNANALVDTFA; from the coding sequence ATGACCGCTCCCCTGCCTTTGCCCACCCTCGCGCCGGTTGCGAAAACGTCCATCGCCGATGCGTTGGGCGCCAACAAGCCCGCGCCCGCGAACAAGAAAGGCCCGAGCTTCTCGGACGTGCTGGCCCAGCAACGCCCGAAGCCGTCGGCCGATTCGCGTCCGGCAAATGATGGCGCCAAAACGCCCGACAAGATGCCTGGCAAGACCGCTGACGCCGCTACCGATACCGTCGGCAAGGCTGAAGACGCCGCCGTCGGCGCCATCAACGACGCCGTGAACACCGCGACCTCCGCCGAGGCTGGCGCGCTGGCCGTGGCCGCCGCGCAGCCACCTGCGCCTGCCCTGCCGCAGCAAACGCTTGAACTCGCGGCGCAGGCCGCCGAACAAGTGCAGCTTGCGCGCGGCACCGCCGAAGCCGCCGCTGCCGCACTCGGCAGCAGCGCGGCCGTGCTGACCGCCGCGCTGAACGCCGCCGACGTCGCCGCCCCCGCCACCACGCGCGCGCCGGTCGCCGTGACCGCCGCGCAAGCGGAAGTCGCCGCCGCCATTGCCGCGCGCGATGCCCAGGTTGCGCAGCCCGTGCTGACCGCCGCTGTCAAGCCGGGCAGCGCCGCGGCTCCGGTCGTCGCCGCCGCGCCGACCGCTCAGCCGGCCGTCAAGGCCGACGCACCGCGCGCCACCGCCGACCTGCCGCTACCCCGCGTTGCGCGCGAAACCAAGGCCAACCCCGAGCACACCACCACGACCTTGCCCGCGCGCACCGAAGAAGAAGTGGTCGCGGCCCTGACCAGCAGCACCCAGCAGTTCCAGGCGCCTCAGCATGGCGCCACGGCGCAGGACCATCTGGCGCAGGCAATCGCCGCCGCGACCCAACGCCAGGCCGCCCCTGCCGTGAACCAGGCGGCCTTTGCTCCGCCGGCGGTGCCGCTTGTGATGCAGGTCGCCACCCCGGTCGGCGGCACGCATTGGGGCACCGAGCTGGGTCAGCAAGTGGTGATGATGAGCACCAACGCACGCCAGGGCATGCAGACCGCCGAATTGCGGCTGGACCCGCCCGACCTGGGTCCCCTGCGTGTCAGCCTGAACATTGCCGACGGCGTGGCCAGCGCCTCGTTCGTATCGGCGCATGCCTCCGTGCGCCAAGCCATCGAAACCGCAATGCCGCAATTGCAGCAGGCCTTGGCGCAAGCCGGCATTTCGCTGGGCCAGACCAGCGTGGGCGAACAGTCCGCGCAGCAGGAGTTCGCGCAACAGCAAGGCAACGGTGGATCGCAGCGCCAGTCGGGCAACGGGTCGGCGCTTGCCGATGCGTCGACCGACAACGCGGCCCCCACCGCGACCGTGTCGCGCAACGCCAACGCACTGGTCGACACCTTTGCGTGA
- the fliQ gene encoding flagellar biosynthesis protein FliQ gives MTAETVMTMAYQAMKIVLAMAGPLLLVVLVVGLVISIFQAATQINEMTLSFIPKLLAMCGVLVLLGPWLIGVMVDYIRLLIGQIPMLVS, from the coding sequence ATGACCGCTGAAACCGTCATGACCATGGCCTACCAGGCGATGAAGATCGTCCTGGCGATGGCCGGCCCGCTGCTGCTGGTGGTGCTGGTGGTGGGCCTGGTCATCAGCATTTTCCAGGCCGCCACGCAGATCAACGAAATGACGCTGTCGTTCATTCCGAAGCTGCTGGCCATGTGCGGCGTGCTGGTGCTGCTGGGCCCCTGGCTCATCGGCGTCATGGTCGACTACATCCGGCTACTGATCGGCCAGATCCCCATGCTGGTGTCCTGA
- a CDS encoding lipase family alpha/beta hydrolase, with protein MTDIKPEKDPPTERVAPFHYDARGQQCFTWTLTDCKITDPVQLRIGPDLILPVIFIPGVMGSNLRSVSKHLDQESEPVWTLDYGALGLPTHLLAQWVTKEAGFRQRRLHPERVEVDDQGAVPDVPLGMVQENGQLLPAARKAALRDRYRERGWGEVGQTSYERFLRWLEYALNSPTVPRHENYALELEDKHWEDPTATYRRLKPGVDVFMPGLNGLDRNGSDGRVKPLTTDDLLAGARFNMPVHAFGYNWLASNTDSAKKLKERIETLLEQYGDRCTQVLLVTHSMGGLIARMCATLPGMETAICGIIHGVMPTNGAPVAYRRCKVGMQDEDYGTSLVIGGSGQEMTAVFAQSPGALQLLPTQRYSPGWLKLLREEQSRTTPAMPAIPSPSQCPYETIYLERYRWWGLIKEEWLAPKGGTAIEWHDYEQAIGNAKDFHEALKTYYHPHTFVFYGSDTNFASFESIRWTIRPGLRPAHTTQPPIPIEALLEARNSDIQHDGRTPLYARGQSRVASPSLRYLDATFPPGKLQYSDWELHCEMQDGIGDGTVPISSGRAPIDQAKRGQVKEQLEMQGFEHEGPFRNELVQQITLQWILKLAAQARKSS; from the coding sequence ATGACTGACATCAAACCTGAGAAAGACCCGCCGACCGAGCGCGTGGCGCCGTTTCACTACGACGCCCGGGGTCAACAGTGCTTCACCTGGACGCTGACGGATTGCAAGATCACCGACCCGGTTCAACTACGTATCGGGCCGGATCTGATCCTGCCGGTGATATTCATTCCAGGGGTGATGGGGAGTAATTTACGGTCGGTTTCCAAGCACCTCGACCAAGAATCCGAACCGGTGTGGACCCTCGACTACGGAGCGCTGGGGTTGCCGACTCACTTGCTAGCCCAGTGGGTCACTAAAGAGGCGGGCTTTCGTCAGAGACGCTTGCATCCCGAACGTGTAGAAGTCGATGACCAAGGCGCGGTCCCCGACGTTCCGCTAGGAATGGTGCAAGAGAACGGACAACTACTACCCGCCGCCCGCAAAGCTGCCCTTAGGGACCGTTATCGGGAACGAGGTTGGGGAGAGGTTGGGCAGACTAGCTACGAACGCTTCCTGCGGTGGTTGGAGTATGCCCTGAACTCCCCCACAGTTCCTCGCCACGAAAACTATGCGCTTGAATTGGAGGACAAGCACTGGGAGGATCCAACAGCAACGTATCGACGCCTTAAGCCGGGCGTGGATGTTTTTATGCCCGGGTTGAACGGGCTGGATCGAAACGGAAGCGATGGACGCGTAAAACCGTTAACCACGGACGATCTGCTGGCCGGCGCACGGTTCAATATGCCAGTGCATGCGTTTGGGTATAACTGGCTGGCTTCAAATACCGATTCCGCCAAGAAACTCAAGGAACGCATAGAAACCCTGCTGGAGCAGTATGGAGATCGCTGTACGCAGGTGCTGTTGGTGACGCACTCAATGGGCGGCCTGATTGCCCGAATGTGCGCGACCCTGCCCGGCATGGAGACGGCAATCTGCGGAATTATCCACGGCGTCATGCCAACCAACGGCGCCCCGGTAGCCTACAGGCGTTGCAAAGTTGGCATGCAAGATGAGGACTACGGAACCTCGCTTGTGATCGGCGGCAGCGGGCAGGAAATGACGGCAGTTTTTGCTCAGTCGCCTGGTGCGTTGCAATTGCTGCCGACGCAGCGATATTCACCGGGATGGCTGAAGCTATTACGCGAGGAACAATCGCGCACCACTCCCGCAATGCCGGCAATCCCGTCCCCTTCGCAATGCCCGTATGAAACGATCTATCTCGAGAGATATCGGTGGTGGGGGCTCATCAAAGAAGAATGGCTGGCGCCAAAAGGCGGGACCGCTATCGAATGGCACGACTATGAGCAAGCAATTGGAAACGCGAAGGACTTTCACGAAGCCCTAAAGACCTATTACCACCCACATACCTTCGTGTTCTACGGGTCGGATACCAATTTCGCGAGCTTCGAATCCATTCGATGGACGATACGCCCGGGGTTGCGCCCAGCACACACCACACAGCCACCTATCCCGATCGAAGCCCTTCTCGAGGCCCGAAACTCGGATATTCAGCACGATGGTCGCACGCCGCTTTATGCAAGAGGACAAAGCCGCGTGGCGTCCCCCTCGCTACGGTATCTCGACGCCACTTTCCCGCCGGGAAAACTGCAATACAGCGATTGGGAGCTGCACTGCGAAATGCAGGACGGCATTGGGGACGGCACGGTCCCCATCAGTTCAGGTCGCGCACCGATTGACCAGGCCAAGCGCGGCCAAGTGAAAGAACAACTCGAAATGCAGGGGTTCGAACATGAAGGTCCATTCCGAAATGAATTGGTCCAGCAGATCACGTTGCAGTGGATCCTGAAACTAGCGGCCCAGGCGAGGAAGTCATCATGA
- the fliO gene encoding flagellar biosynthetic protein FliO: protein MTESALLRVVIGLVLVVAAILASAWLARRAGLTQRGGGNLLKQIASLPVGARQSIVVVEIDSTWLVVGVGPNQLTTLHTLPAGQMPEGSPLPAAAFAAKLGQALKRR, encoded by the coding sequence ATGACTGAATCCGCCTTGCTGCGCGTCGTCATCGGCCTGGTGCTGGTGGTGGCCGCCATCCTGGCTTCGGCCTGGCTGGCGCGGCGGGCCGGCCTGACCCAACGCGGCGGCGGCAACCTGCTCAAGCAGATCGCCAGCCTGCCCGTCGGTGCGCGCCAAAGCATCGTCGTCGTTGAAATCGACAGTACCTGGCTGGTGGTGGGCGTGGGCCCGAACCAGCTCACTACCCTGCACACCCTGCCCGCCGGCCAGATGCCGGAGGGTTCGCCCTTGCCCGCCGCGGCCTTCGCGGCCAAGCTGGGCCAGGCGCTCAAGCGCCGCTAG
- a CDS encoding flagellar basal body-associated FliL family protein, producing MATIKPITAPSGAKKSGGIGILRLLLGLLVLLLVAAASAGATWFITQRMQQPQAGAPVQLGVGQVPGGQPGQPGQAGQGPQATPTTFVAPPAGPIAVPAPIFVPIEAFTVTLQNAETERIMHVGLTLRVSDEQTRTRLEKYMPEVRSRILMVLSAQSPTGVQTQQGKTEMANAIKTAVNQPFSPLPDGQYVTDVLFTAFVVQ from the coding sequence ATGGCGACTATCAAACCCATAACCGCGCCGTCGGGCGCCAAGAAATCCGGCGGCATCGGCATTCTTCGCCTGCTGCTGGGCCTGTTGGTCTTGCTCCTTGTTGCCGCCGCCAGTGCCGGCGCAACCTGGTTCATCACGCAACGCATGCAGCAACCGCAAGCGGGCGCCCCCGTACAGTTGGGCGTGGGCCAGGTGCCCGGCGGCCAGCCCGGCCAACCGGGTCAAGCCGGCCAGGGTCCCCAGGCCACGCCGACCACGTTTGTGGCGCCGCCCGCGGGCCCCATCGCCGTGCCCGCCCCGATCTTCGTTCCGATCGAAGCGTTCACCGTCACGCTGCAGAACGCCGAAACCGAGCGCATCATGCACGTGGGCCTGACGCTGCGCGTCAGCGACGAGCAGACCCGCACCCGGCTTGAAAAGTACATGCCTGAAGTGCGCAGCCGCATTCTGATGGTGCTGTCGGCGCAATCGCCCACCGGCGTGCAGACCCAGCAAGGCAAGACCGAAATGGCCAACGCGATCAAGACCGCGGTCAACCAGCCGTTCTCGCCGCTGCCTGATGGCCAGTATGTCACCGACGTACTGTTCACGGCGTTCGTGGTGCAATAA
- the fliP gene encoding flagellar type III secretion system pore protein FliP (The bacterial flagellar biogenesis protein FliP forms a type III secretion system (T3SS)-type pore required for flagellar assembly.), which yields MSFLSRTTLLPARPRALPLLAAAAVLGLAFFPAGVVAQATLPALTATPGPNGSETYSLSMQTMLLMTSLSFLPAALLMMTGFTRIIIVLGLLRSAMGTAMSPPNHVLIGLALFLTFYTMSPVFDKIYADAYKPLSEGSIPFETAVERAAGPLRTFMLHQTRENDLSLFANLAKQPALEDPSQVPLRILVPAFITSELKTAFQIGFTIFIPFLIIDLVVASVLMALGMMMVPPVTVALPFKLMLFVLADGWNLLMGSLAQSFYQ from the coding sequence ATGAGCTTTCTCTCTCGCACGACACTCCTGCCCGCCCGTCCGCGCGCCCTGCCCCTGCTGGCGGCCGCCGCGGTGCTGGGCCTGGCCTTCTTTCCGGCCGGAGTCGTCGCCCAGGCCACGCTGCCCGCCCTGACCGCCACCCCCGGCCCCAACGGCTCCGAGACGTACTCGCTCAGCATGCAGACGATGCTGCTGATGACGTCGCTGTCGTTCCTGCCGGCCGCCTTGCTGATGATGACGGGCTTTACCCGCATCATCATCGTGCTGGGCCTGTTGCGCAGCGCCATGGGCACGGCGATGTCGCCGCCCAACCACGTGCTGATCGGGCTGGCGCTGTTCCTGACCTTCTATACGATGTCGCCGGTGTTCGACAAGATCTACGCCGACGCCTACAAGCCCTTGTCCGAAGGGTCGATCCCATTCGAGACCGCCGTGGAACGCGCCGCCGGCCCCCTGCGCACCTTCATGCTGCACCAGACGCGCGAGAACGATCTGTCGCTGTTCGCCAACCTGGCCAAGCAGCCGGCGCTGGAAGATCCGTCGCAAGTGCCCCTGCGCATCCTGGTGCCCGCCTTCATCACCAGCGAATTGAAGACCGCATTCCAGATCGGCTTCACCATCTTCATTCCTTTCCTCATCATCGACCTGGTCGTGGCCAGCGTGCTGATGGCGCTGGGCATGATGATGGTGCCGCCCGTGACCGTGGCGCTGCCGTTCAAGCTGATGCTGTTCGTGCTGGCCGACGGCTGGAACCTGCTGATGGGCTCCCTGGCCCAGAGCTTCTACCAATAA